GACTTTCTGGTTGGGATTGTTGTGTTACGCTCAATAATCTTTGTAAATACTCCACCAAGTGTTTCAATACCAAGAGACAGAGGAGTAACATCAAGAAGAAGAACTTCTTTTACCTCTCCCTTTAGAATCGCTGCCTGAATTGCTGCACCAATAGCAACAACTTCATCGGGATTAACGCCTTTGTGAGGCTCTTTTCCAAAGAATTCCTGAACAACTTTTTGCACTTTAGGAGTTCTTGTCTGTCCCCCAACAAGAATTACTTCATCTATCTGTGTTGGTGAAAGTCCTGCATCTTGGAGAGCTTTTCTACATGGTTCAAGACTCTTTTCTATTAAATCATCAACGAGCTGTTCAAACTTGGCACGGCTCAGTTTCATAAGTAGATGCTTTGGACCTGATGCATCGGCTGTTATAAATGGAAGATTTATCTCTGTTTCCATTGCAGAACTAAGCTCAATCTTTGCTCTTTCTGCAGCTTCTTTAAGTCTCTGAAGAGCCATTCTGTCTTTACGTAAATCAATCCCTTCCTGTTTTTTGAACTCTTCTATAAGCCAGTCCATAATTCTTATATCAAAGTCATCGCCACCGAGATAGGTATCTCCATTGGTAGCTCTAACTTCAATTACACCTTCTCCGATTTCAAGAATGGAGATATCAAAAGTACCACCACCAAGATCGTAAACTGCAATCTTTTCTTCTTTTTTCTTTTCCAGTCCATATGCCAAAGCTGCAGCAGTTGGCTCGTTGATAATTCTTAAAACATTCAATCCTGCAATTCTACCTGCATCCTTTGTTGCCTGACGCTGACTATCATCAAAATATGCAGGAACTGTAATTACTGCTTCTGTAACAGGCTCACCAAGATAGTCCTCTGCAGCTTGTTTGAGTTTCTGAAGAATCATAGCTGATATCTCAGGTGGAGAGTATCTTTTACCCATTATTTCCACATGAGCATCTCCATTTGGAGCTTCTACAATTTTATAGGGAAGTCTCTTTTTTGCCTCCTGTACTTCGGGAGAGTTATATTTTCTACCCATCAATCTTTTTATGGAAAAAATTGTATTTTCAGGATTGGTTATTGCCTGTCTTTTTGCAACCTGTCCAACCAATCTTTCTCCCTTATCAGTAAAAGCTACCACAGAAGGTGTTGTTCTCTGTCCTTCCTGATTTGGTATTACAACCGGTTCACCACCTATTACAACGGCAACAACAGAGTTTGTTGTTCCAAGGTCTATTCCTATTGCTTTTCCCATTGTTTAATCCTCCTTTTTAGTTGTGTCTTGAGCACCCGAAGGGTGCATGCCCTCCTCTGAAGGCTTTACTTTACGAGAAACAGCTACCAAAGGTTCTCTTAGTAGCTTATTTTTATACATATATCCTTTCCTTAACTCCTCTACAACTATGTTATCATCAACATCTGTTGTTTCCACTGTAGAGACTGCGTGATGCAACTCTGGATTAAAGACCTGTCCAACAGTTTCCATTTGCTTTAATCCGTATTTTTCTAATATTCGCAGAAATTCCTTAAGAGCATTTTCAACTCCTTTCTTTAAACTTTCAAGCCATTGAGAATTCAATCCATCTGATGCATGTTTTATGGCTAATTCAAAATTATCTATAACTGGAAGCAAATCTTTAATAAGCTTTTCATTGGCATAGTTTATTAATTCGTCTCTTTCCTTTTGAACCATTTTTTTATAATTCTCAAACTCAGCATATAGTCTCAAATACTTGTTTTTTTGTTGATCTAATTCATTTTGAAGATTTTCAATGATATCCCTTGGTTTGTCTTCAATTGCTGCACCTTCATAGGAAATCTCTTCAGATTTTTTACTTTCTTGTATTTCATCTTTATCACTCATCTCATCTTTTCTTACTTCTTCCATTTCTCCACCTCCTAATCTGAAAGCGTTCTTGTTAATGACCTTGCAAAGGCATTAACTAACATGATTGCTCTTTGATAATTCATTCTTTTAGGACCAACCAGAGCAATAACACCGAGTGATTTATCCTTTTCTTTATATGGTGAAGCGACTATACTAAAATTTCTTAGTTCTTCCAATGGATTCTCCTCTCCTATAATAATCTTTACTTCCTCTTGTTCTGAGATATTTTCAAAGAGTTTTAACAGAATATGTTTATTCTGAATTGTCTTCGCAACTTCTCTAAGTCTTTCAATATCAGAAAAATCAGGCAAATGCATTATCTGATAGAATCCTGATACATAAACATCTTCTATTGAAAAATATAGAGCTTCCTGACACATCCTTAAAATCTTCGTAATCAGTTTATCCCAGAAAAGCTTTTCTTTTTTTATCCTGACAATGAGGTCTTCTCTTATTTCATCTATGGTTTTTCCCTGATAGTTTCTATTCACAAAATCAGCCAGGCTATTAAGTTCATTCTGGGTTATTTCTGGATAAGCTTTTATGATTTTATTTTTTACAATACCTTTATCATTAACAACAACTGCTATAACAAGATCATCTTTAAATTTAATGAAATCTACTCTATGCAATGCGGTTTTTTCTGTAGCTGGCAAAACAGCTAAACCTAAATAATGGGTAGCCTGAGATAAACTTTGAGTTGCTTCCGAAAAAAGTAAATTCATATTGTTTCTTAGTTTTTTCAACTTTTTTGTTAAGCTTTCTATGAATTTTTTAATTTCGTTAGAGTGAGCAGTCAGAGCTTCCTCAACTATATAGTCCACATAAAATCTATATGCTCTGTCTGTAGGGACTCTTCCTGCTGAAGTGTGTGGCTGAAAAAGAAAGCCAGCATCTTCCAAGTCTGACATTATATTTCTTATAGTTGCAGAACAAACATCAAATCCATATTTTTTCATAATATAGCGCGAACCAACAGGTTCTGGTTTTTCAATATAACTCTCTACAACCGCATACAATACCTTTTTAGTTCTCTCATCAAACATAAATTTTTCCATTTTAGCACTCTCCATGTTTAAGTGCTAACATTTAAAAATTATCATGAAACTCTTAAAAAAGTCAAATACTTTTACCAGTCAAGCTGTTTATTTAAAAGTTTTTTATAAATATCGCGGGGCAGAAAACAACTTTTGTGTAACTCTTCTGTATAGAGCTTTGTAGAAACTTTCACAGGTTTTCTTATCTCACGGGGGTCTAAAGATTTTGAACCAACAGAAAAACTCCACCAGTTTCCTGCATAGGTAGCAATAGAGGCAGTATAAAGGTCAACAATAGGAAAAATAAGTTTCATAGAGTTTTGGACTTCGTATACGAGCTCTTTGTGAAAGATAAGGGACTCTGATAGTGTTACAAACATTCCATTTTTTGTTAAAGCATCTCTTACTGATTTAAAAAACTCAACTGTAAAAAGACTTTTGGCAAAACCTATTATATCAGTAGAGTCAACAATTATGACATCAAGAGTTTCATTCATTTCTTTTATAAACTCTGCGCCATCCATACATCTGATCTCTACTCTTGGATCATCTATAGAGCAGGAAACAGAGGGAAAGAATTTTTTTGATGTATTTATTACTTCTTCATCAATTTCTATGAAATAAAGTTTTTCTACACAGTCATGCTTAAGAACCTCTCTTACTGCACCACCATCTCCACCTCCTATAACTGCAACTGTCTTTGCCTCTGGATGAGCATGCATAACAACATGTGTCAACATCTCGTGATATATGAACTCATCTCTTTCGGTAAGTTGAACGACACCATCAAGTACAAGAATTTTCCCAAAATAAGGATTTTCAAAAACCATTATTTCCTGGAACTTGCTTTTCCCTTTGTAAAGAACCTTTTCCACATCATACACATACTGTATTGGAGCATAAGGGTCCTTCTCGAAAAATTTAATCATGGTATCCTCCTAAATTAAAAATGTTTTTGGTATGGAAAATCCATTGAATTCTGAAGCATAGGATATTGTATATGCTCCAGCAGCAAGAATAAGTATAAGACTTCCCACATCTGGTTCAGGAAGCAAAACTTCCTTGTCTATGACATCAAAGCTATCACAGCTTGGACCTGCAATTGTCCAGTGCTTTTCCTCTCCTCTGCTTCCAACTATATACTGATATTTAATTCCTCCTATGCTTTCCATCAATCCATTAAAAACGCCAACATCTATATAAAGCCAATTCTCATTTCCCCTTTTAGCTTTACCAATAATTCTTGAGACAAAAACTCCTGCATCTCCAACAACCGCTCTTCCGGGTTCAATGAAAATGTCGGTATCAGGAAAATACTCTTCAAGAAGTGCATTAATCTTAGCTTCTATTGTCTCTATTGGAGGTACTTTCTTTGTATATTCAATGGGATATCCGCCTCCAATATTAAGCATTTTTATCTCAATGCCTGCTTTTTTAGCAAGCTCTTTTACCTGTCTTGCTTTATCTATTGCAGTGTGCCAGTTGTAAATATTGCTACATTGGGATCCTACATGAAAGGTTATACCTACAGGCTCAAGTCCTTTCTGTTTCGCATATATGAGTAACTCTACAGCTTCTTCTATCTCAACTCCAAATTTTTTACTCAATGGCCATTCACTGCCTTCGTTTGGGACAGAAAGTCTTACATAAACTTTTTTATTCGGCGCATATCTTGCCATTTTTTCAACTTCTGCTTGAGAATCAAAGGCATAGTAGTCAATTCCATATTTTACTGCTTCTTTAAGAAACTTAAATGTCTTTATTGGATTGCTTGTTATTATTCTCTGAGGATTAACATTAAGTTGACTCAAAATTGCAAGCTCTCCTTCAGAAGCTATCTCAAAGCCTATGTTGAAGTTATTCAGATATTTAATAACCTCTATGTCTGGATTGGCTTTTACTGCGTAGAAGACCTTTGAGTTTTTAATTCCTTTTCCAATTAGTGATATTTTCTCTTTTAAAGTTTCCCTATCAACAAGAAGATAAGGAGGTTCATCATCGTGAGAGGCTATCCAGTTTAATACTCTATCCATCAAATCCTGCTTTTCCATGATTTTAAAATTTTATCATATTCTGTATATTCTGTGATAGAATAAAAAATGGTAGATGAAAAATTGAGGAAGTTAAGGGACACAATTGATAAAATTGATGTAGAAATTCTGAGACTTTTAAATGAAAGAGCTAAAATTGCCATAGAAATAGCAGAAACCAAAAAGGCAAAAGGCCTTTCTTTTTATGATCCCGTTAGGGAAAAAAGTGTAATAGATAAAATTATAAAACTAAATAAAGGTCCTTTCTCTGATGAGGTGATTAAAACTCTCTTTAGAGAGATTCTCTCAGCCACACTGGCACTTCAGGAATCACAAAAAATAGCCTATCTTGGTCCTGAAGGAACATTCACTCATCTTGCAGCGATAAAGTATTTTGGAAGCTTTGCACGGTTTGAACCAGGAGACAGCATTAAAAGCATATTTGAATCAGTTGAAAAGGGATTGTCAAAATTCGGCGTTGTTCCAATTGAAAACTCAAATGAGGGCACTGTTACATATACTCTTGATATGTTCATGCAGTATGAAGTAAAAATATCAGGAGAGATAATAATCCCTATAACCCTTCACCTTCTTTCCCGTAGTGGGCAAAGAGAAAAAATAAAGAAAATTTACTCTCATCCTCATGCAAGAGCTCAATGCAGAGAGTGGCTAAACAAAAACATGCCTAATATTCCTGTTTATGATGTCGCATCAACAGCAGAGGCAGCAAGACAAGCCTGTATTGATGAAGAAATTGCAGCAATTGCAAGTGAGTTTGCCTCTCAGATTTATGGACTTAAGTTTGTTGCCAAACATATAGAAGACTATAAAAACAACTATACAAGGTTTTTTGTTATCGGAAAAAGTTTTCCAGGTAAGACAGGCTCCGATAAAACCTCAATAATGTTTTCTCTTCAGGACAAGCCCGGTGCCCTTTACAATGCTTTAAAGCCCTTCAAAGATGCAAATATAAATCTTACAAAAATAGAGTCCCGTCCAGCAAAGATGCGTAAGTGGGAGTACATATTCTTTGTCGATTTTACAGGACATATAGAAGATGAAGAGGTAATAAAAACTCTTGAAAAAGTCAAAGATTACTGTATAGAGCTTGTTCATCTCGGCTCATATCCAATGTTTGAACATTGAACCTTGAACTTTGAATCGCCCATTAGGGCGGGTGAATTACCCGTAAGGGTGCGGAGGAGGCTTTATGATTAAACCTTTGCCGTATGTGCAGAAAATTCAACCATACATTCCGGGAAAACCCATTAAAGAGGTCGAAAGAGAACTCGGGATAAAACAATGCATTAAACTTGCCTCCAATGAAAATCCTCTTGGTCCTTCACCAAAAGTAGTTGAAGCTATCAGAGAGTTTCTATCAAATCCTGTAGAGCTTGCAAGATATCCAGAGGGAAGTGGTTTCTACCTTAAAAACGCTTTGTGTGAACTTTTTACTAAAAAAGGAGTAAAAATTACCCATGATGAGATTATTCTCGGAAATGGCTCAAATGAACTTATTGATATTGCAGTAAAAACATACATAGGACCTGGCGATGAGGCAGTTATGGCAACACCCTCTTTTGTTGTTTATGCTATGAGTGTAACTGCACAGGGAGGTATTCCAAAAGAAATACCTCTTAAAGACTGGAGGCATGACCTTGATGCTATGCTTAATGAGATAACAGAAAGAACAAAAATTGTATTCATAGCCAATCCAAATAATCCAACAGGTACAATGAACTATGCTGAAGAGTTTGATAGATTCATGAAAGCTCTTCCAGAAGACATACTTGTTGTTGTAGATGAAGCCTACTATGAATATGTTACAGAACCTGAATATCCTGACACTCTAAACTATTTTAAAGAAGGCAAAGATATAATGATTTTAAGAACCTTCTCAAAAGCCTACGGATTAGCATCTTTGAGAATTGGTTATGGAATTGCAAAAAAAGAAATCATTACAGAGATGAATAGAATAAGGGAACCTTTCAATACAAACACCATAGCTCAGATTGCTGCTGAAGCTGCTTTGAAAGATGAAGAACATTTAAATAAAGTTCTGGCAATCAACGAAAAAGGCAAACAATATCTCTATTCTGAGCTTGATAAAATAAAAGAAATTCAGTATCTTCCCACTCAAACAAACTTTATTTATATAATCCTGCCTGAAAGCATTTCATCTAAGGAAGTTTTTGACTATCTTCTCAGACAGGGAGTTATTGTTAGACCTGTGGGACCTCATCAAATAAGAGTAACCATAGGTTTGCCAGAAGAAAATAAAGCTTTTATTGAAGCATTAAAAAAATTTTTAGGAGGTTGAAATATGGATATCATTGTATTAAGACCTGATGTAAGCGAAGAGCAGATTGAAAGAATTGTAAAAAAACTTGAAGCAAAGGGTCTAAAACCGCACGTCTCAAAGGGAACAGAGAGAACAATAATTGGAGTAATTGGAGATACTTCAAAGGTAACAGAAGACGAGGAAAATGCTATAAGAGCAATACCAGGGGTTGAGGATGTTGTAAGAATTCTCAAGCCTTACAAACTGGCAAGCAGAGATTTCAAAAAGACTGACACAGTAATTCAAGTGGACGATTTACAGATTGGAGGTAAAAAGGTTCATGTTGCAGCTGGTCCCTGTGCTGTTGAGAACAGAGTTACACTGCTTGATATAGCTGAAAAAGTTAAGGCTTCTGGAGCTTCATTTTTAAGAGGTGGTGCATTTAAACCCCGCACATCGCCCTATTCATTCCAGGGGCTTGGAATTGAAGGACTCAATTATCTCAAAGAAGCAAAAGAAAAAACAGGACTTCCAATAATAAGTGAGATAATGGATCCAAGAGACATAGATGTAATGATTGATTATGTCGATATTCTTCAGATTGGTACAAGAAATATGCAGAATTTTAAACTTCTTATGGAAGTAGGTTCAGTTGACAAACCAGTGTTACTTAAAAGAGGAATGTCTGCAACAATAAAAGAACTTCTTATGGCTGCAGAGTATATTCTTTCAAGAGGAAATGAAAAAGTGATACTCTGTGAGAGAGGAATCAGAACCTTTGAGACTGCTACAAGAAATACCCTTGACCTTAGCGCTGTTCCACTCCTTAAGTCACTCAGTCACTTACCAGTGGCAGTTGATCCAAGTCATGGGGTTGGAAAGCGCGACCTTGTTACACCAATGGCAGTTGCTGCAGTTGCAGCAGGTGCGGACATGCTATTGATTGAGGTTCATACAAATCCTGAAGAAGCTCTCTCTGATGGTGAGCAATCCCTTACCCCAGAGCAGTTTAAAGAGATGATGAAAAAAGTCAAGGCTGTAGCAGAAGCTGTTGGCAGGGAAGTTTAATGGAGGATGGATTTAATACCGTATCAATTATTGGAGTCGGATTAATCGGAGGCTCCTTAGCTTTAGCGTTAAAAGGAAGAAACTTAGTTAATAAAATCATCGGATTTGGAAGAAATAAGGAAAGACTAAAGAGAGCTTGTGAACTCGGCATAATAGATAGCTACACTGACTCACTTAAAGAGGTCTGTGAGGCAGAGCTTATTGTTATTGCAACACCTCTGGGAGTATTCGAGGAAATCACATCAGAAATGGCTCCTTATCTTAAAAAAGGCACAGTGGTTACAGATGTAGGCAGTGTAAAGGAGGCAGTAGTCAATAAACTTGAGAAAATCATGCCACAGGGAGTTTACTTTGTTGGAACACATCCTATTGCTGGTTCGGACAGAGCAGGATTTGAGCATGCAAGAGAAGACCTTTTTGAGGGATCAAGAGTAATTATTACTCCTACAGAAAATACTAATAAATCGGCCGTTGAAAAAATAGCAAAACTATGGACTAAAACAGGTGCATCTGTTGAGTTCATGAGCCCAGCAGAACATGACAGAATTTATGCACTCGTAAGTCATCTTCCCCATTTAGTCTCATTTTGTCTTGTAAATACTGTTTCAGAGATGGATAAAAACTTCATAAAGTATTCAGGCTCTGGATTTAAAGACACAACAAGAATTGCCAGAAGCTCTTCAGAGGTCTGGGCGGATATTTTTATGATGAATGAGAAAAATATTTTGCATTGCCTTGAAATTTTTTTAAAAAAGATTGATGAGATAAAGAAGATGCTTTCTGAAAGAGAAATTGAAAAGATCAAAAAATTTATAGAAGAAGCAAATCAGTTGAGGCAAAAAATCGATTGAAAATAAAGTTACAACTGCCATATTATCAAGACTTTTTGTTAGTTTAGTGATTGTGTGAAATAAGTATATCAGGATTAAACTACGTGTTTGAGGGAAGAGTTAAAAAAATTAATGATCGTGAAGATAAAAAGGATGGAAAATTTGTTCTTTACTGCATGGAAGTTTCTCAGAGAGAAGACTTCAATCATAGCTTAGAGTTTGCCATAGAAAAAGCCAATTCCCTAAGCAAGCCAGTCATAGTTGCCTTTTTCATAACTGATAAGTATAGATACTCAAATCAGAGATATTACAGATTTATGCTTGAGGGAATACTAAAAACAAAAGAGAAAGTAGAAAAAAGAGGAATAAAATTTATAATAAGAAAACAGAGTTTCATAGAAGGATGCCTGGATATTGGTAAAAACTCAGCCTGTATAGTTTTAGATAGAAACTATCTTAAAACTCAGAGAAACTGGCGAATAGAAGTGGCAAAAAAGTCAGATGTGGCAGTTTATGAAGTCGAAAGTGATGTTTTAGTGCCAATTGAGACTATAGCCACTCAACAGATTCCTTATGCTTATATCTACAGAAAAAAAATATATGAAATTTTAGAAAATTTTTTAAAACCTCTCGATAAAATTGAACCAAAGATTAATTCCCTCGATCTCGATATTGAAGGGCTACAGTTAGATAATTTGGAAGAAATCCTAAACATGTTAAATATAGATAAAACAGTTTCAACTGTAGAAAAGTACTTTGTAGGTGGCAGTGATGAGGCTGAAAAGAGGTTGAAAATATTTATAGAAAGAAAACTACCCAAATACAGAGAGTTTAGATCTGATCCCACAAAAGATTACACCTCAAACTTAAGCCCCTATCTGCATTTCGGACAGATATCTCCATTGAAAATAGCCTTAGAAGTTTTAAGGTTTTATGACAGAGAAGATGAAAATGTAAAATCATTTTTTGATGAACTGATAATTTGGAGAGAGCTTGCAAGAAATTTCTGCTGGTATAATCCTTTTTATAATCAATATGAGGGAATACCAGATTGGGCAAAAAAGACTTTACAGGAACACAAAAGAGATTATAGGGAGTATGAATACAATTTAGAAGACTTTGAGCAAGCAAAAACTCACGATCCTTACTGGAATGCAGCACAGAAGGAACTTCTTAAGACAGGGAAAATACATAACTACATGAGAATGTACTGGTGCAAAAAGATAA
The nucleotide sequence above comes from Thermodesulfovibrio aggregans. Encoded proteins:
- a CDS encoding type III PLP-dependent enzyme, yielding MDRVLNWIASHDDEPPYLLVDRETLKEKISLIGKGIKNSKVFYAVKANPDIEVIKYLNNFNIGFEIASEGELAILSQLNVNPQRIITSNPIKTFKFLKEAVKYGIDYYAFDSQAEVEKMARYAPNKKVYVRLSVPNEGSEWPLSKKFGVEIEEAVELLIYAKQKGLEPVGITFHVGSQCSNIYNWHTAIDKARQVKELAKKAGIEIKMLNIGGGYPIEYTKKVPPIETIEAKINALLEEYFPDTDIFIEPGRAVVGDAGVFVSRIIGKAKRGNENWLYIDVGVFNGLMESIGGIKYQYIVGSRGEEKHWTIAGPSCDSFDVIDKEVLLPEPDVGSLILILAAGAYTISYASEFNGFSIPKTFLI
- a CDS encoding prephenate dehydrogenase, whose protein sequence is MEDGFNTVSIIGVGLIGGSLALALKGRNLVNKIIGFGRNKERLKRACELGIIDSYTDSLKEVCEAELIVIATPLGVFEEITSEMAPYLKKGTVVTDVGSVKEAVVNKLEKIMPQGVYFVGTHPIAGSDRAGFEHAREDLFEGSRVIITPTENTNKSAVEKIAKLWTKTGASVEFMSPAEHDRIYALVSHLPHLVSFCLVNTVSEMDKNFIKYSGSGFKDTTRIARSSSEVWADIFMMNEKNILHCLEIFLKKIDEIKKMLSEREIEKIKKFIEEANQLRQKID
- the hisC gene encoding histidinol-phosphate transaminase — its product is MIKPLPYVQKIQPYIPGKPIKEVERELGIKQCIKLASNENPLGPSPKVVEAIREFLSNPVELARYPEGSGFYLKNALCELFTKKGVKITHDEIILGNGSNELIDIAVKTYIGPGDEAVMATPSFVVYAMSVTAQGGIPKEIPLKDWRHDLDAMLNEITERTKIVFIANPNNPTGTMNYAEEFDRFMKALPEDILVVVDEAYYEYVTEPEYPDTLNYFKEGKDIMILRTFSKAYGLASLRIGYGIAKKEIITEMNRIREPFNTNTIAQIAAEAALKDEEHLNKVLAINEKGKQYLYSELDKIKEIQYLPTQTNFIYIILPESISSKEVFDYLLRQGVIVRPVGPHQIRVTIGLPEENKAFIEALKKFLGG
- the grpE gene encoding nucleotide exchange factor GrpE — protein: MEEVRKDEMSDKDEIQESKKSEEISYEGAAIEDKPRDIIENLQNELDQQKNKYLRLYAEFENYKKMVQKERDELINYANEKLIKDLLPVIDNFELAIKHASDGLNSQWLESLKKGVENALKEFLRILEKYGLKQMETVGQVFNPELHHAVSTVETTDVDDNIVVEELRKGYMYKNKLLREPLVAVSRKVKPSEEGMHPSGAQDTTKKED
- a CDS encoding deoxyribodipyrimidine photo-lyase, with the protein product MFEGRVKKINDREDKKDGKFVLYCMEVSQREDFNHSLEFAIEKANSLSKPVIVAFFITDKYRYSNQRYYRFMLEGILKTKEKVEKRGIKFIIRKQSFIEGCLDIGKNSACIVLDRNYLKTQRNWRIEVAKKSDVAVYEVESDVLVPIETIATQQIPYAYIYRKKIYEILENFLKPLDKIEPKINSLDLDIEGLQLDNLEEILNMLNIDKTVSTVEKYFVGGSDEAEKRLKIFIERKLPKYREFRSDPTKDYTSNLSPYLHFGQISPLKIALEVLRFYDREDENVKSFFDELIIWRELARNFCWYNPFYNQYEGIPDWAKKTLQEHKRDYREYEYNLEDFEQAKTHDPYWNAAQKELLKTGKIHNYMRMYWCKKIIEWTSEPKNAFDIACYLNDKYGLDGRDPNGYLGISWCFGNFDRPMQERKIFGKIRYMSDKGLERKFSIADYVKKYL
- the speE gene encoding polyamine aminopropyltransferase; protein product: MIKFFEKDPYAPIQYVYDVEKVLYKGKSKFQEIMVFENPYFGKILVLDGVVQLTERDEFIYHEMLTHVVMHAHPEAKTVAVIGGGDGGAVREVLKHDCVEKLYFIEIDEEVINTSKKFFPSVSCSIDDPRVEIRCMDGAEFIKEMNETLDVIIVDSTDIIGFAKSLFTVEFFKSVRDALTKNGMFVTLSESLIFHKELVYEVQNSMKLIFPIVDLYTASIATYAGNWWSFSVGSKSLDPREIRKPVKVSTKLYTEELHKSCFLPRDIYKKLLNKQLDW
- the aroF gene encoding 3-deoxy-7-phosphoheptulonate synthase is translated as MDIIVLRPDVSEEQIERIVKKLEAKGLKPHVSKGTERTIIGVIGDTSKVTEDEENAIRAIPGVEDVVRILKPYKLASRDFKKTDTVIQVDDLQIGGKKVHVAAGPCAVENRVTLLDIAEKVKASGASFLRGGAFKPRTSPYSFQGLGIEGLNYLKEAKEKTGLPIISEIMDPRDIDVMIDYVDILQIGTRNMQNFKLLMEVGSVDKPVLLKRGMSATIKELLMAAEYILSRGNEKVILCERGIRTFETATRNTLDLSAVPLLKSLSHLPVAVDPSHGVGKRDLVTPMAVAAVAAGADMLLIEVHTNPEEALSDGEQSLTPEQFKEMMKKVKAVAEAVGREV
- the pheA gene encoding prephenate dehydratase; the protein is MVDEKLRKLRDTIDKIDVEILRLLNERAKIAIEIAETKKAKGLSFYDPVREKSVIDKIIKLNKGPFSDEVIKTLFREILSATLALQESQKIAYLGPEGTFTHLAAIKYFGSFARFEPGDSIKSIFESVEKGLSKFGVVPIENSNEGTVTYTLDMFMQYEVKISGEIIIPITLHLLSRSGQREKIKKIYSHPHARAQCREWLNKNMPNIPVYDVASTAEAARQACIDEEIAAIASEFASQIYGLKFVAKHIEDYKNNYTRFFVIGKSFPGKTGSDKTSIMFSLQDKPGALYNALKPFKDANINLTKIESRPAKMRKWEYIFFVDFTGHIEDEEVIKTLEKVKDYCIELVHLGSYPMFEH
- the dnaK gene encoding molecular chaperone DnaK, which gives rise to MGKAIGIDLGTTNSVVAVVIGGEPVVIPNQEGQRTTPSVVAFTDKGERLVGQVAKRQAITNPENTIFSIKRLMGRKYNSPEVQEAKKRLPYKIVEAPNGDAHVEIMGKRYSPPEISAMILQKLKQAAEDYLGEPVTEAVITVPAYFDDSQRQATKDAGRIAGLNVLRIINEPTAAALAYGLEKKKEEKIAVYDLGGGTFDISILEIGEGVIEVRATNGDTYLGGDDFDIRIMDWLIEEFKKQEGIDLRKDRMALQRLKEAAERAKIELSSAMETEINLPFITADASGPKHLLMKLSRAKFEQLVDDLIEKSLEPCRKALQDAGLSPTQIDEVILVGGQTRTPKVQKVVQEFFGKEPHKGVNPDEVVAIGAAIQAAILKGEVKEVLLLDVTPLSLGIETLGGVFTKIIERNTTIPTRKSQIFTTATDNQTAVTIKVYQGEREMAADNKLLGVFELVGIPPAPRGVPQIEVTFDIDANGILHVSAKDLATGKEQSIRITASSGLTEEEIKRMIREAEAHAEEDRRKRQLAEARNDADNMIYTVEKTLREMGDKISEDEKKRIQDAIEKCRKVKDTSNDVNEIKAAVEELARTSHRIAEELYKRAGTSQAGASSESKKEEDVIEAEVEDKDNK
- the hrcA gene encoding heat-inducible transcriptional repressor HrcA, translating into MEKFMFDERTKKVLYAVVESYIEKPEPVGSRYIMKKYGFDVCSATIRNIMSDLEDAGFLFQPHTSAGRVPTDRAYRFYVDYIVEEALTAHSNEIKKFIESLTKKLKKLRNNMNLLFSEATQSLSQATHYLGLAVLPATEKTALHRVDFIKFKDDLVIAVVVNDKGIVKNKIIKAYPEITQNELNSLADFVNRNYQGKTIDEIREDLIVRIKKEKLFWDKLITKILRMCQEALYFSIEDVYVSGFYQIMHLPDFSDIERLREVAKTIQNKHILLKLFENISEQEEVKIIIGEENPLEELRNFSIVASPYKEKDKSLGVIALVGPKRMNYQRAIMLVNAFARSLTRTLSD